From a single Sinomonas atrocyanea genomic region:
- a CDS encoding OsmC family protein → MPTIRTAHTVWEGNLFEGKGQTTLDTSGLGTYDVTWKARSEDANGKTSPEELLAAAHSACYSMAFSNELDDAGFKAERIETSSAVGFEPGKGVTGSELTVTAKIPGISEDQFQQIAEKAKVGCPVSQALSGITITLKATLES, encoded by the coding sequence ATGCCTACGATCCGCACCGCACACACCGTCTGGGAGGGCAACCTCTTCGAGGGCAAGGGGCAGACCACCCTCGACACCTCGGGCCTCGGCACGTACGACGTGACGTGGAAGGCCCGCAGCGAGGACGCGAACGGCAAGACCAGCCCGGAGGAGCTCCTCGCGGCAGCGCACTCGGCCTGCTACTCCATGGCCTTCAGCAACGAGCTCGACGACGCGGGCTTCAAGGCCGAGCGCATCGAGACTTCCTCCGCGGTCGGCTTCGAGCCCGGCAAGGGCGTCACGGGCAGCGAGCTCACCGTGACCGCCAAGATCCCGGGGATCTCCGAGGACCAGTTCCAGCAGATCGCGGAGAAGGCCAAGGTCGGCTGCCCCGTGAGCCAGGCGCTCTCGGGGATCACCATCACCCTCAAGGCCACCCTCGAGTCCTGA
- the sucB gene encoding 2-oxoglutarate dehydrogenase, E2 component, dihydrolipoamide succinyltransferase encodes MSESVNLPALGESVTEGTVTRWLKQVGDRVEIDEPLVEVSTDKVDTEIPSPVAGILEQILVAEDETAEVGSPLAVIGDGASSPDDSGAPAAQEAEQAPAPAAEPEQASAPEPEPAAAPEPAAASGGAPAEGHEVTLPALGESVTEGTVTRWLKAVGETVEVDEPLLEVSTDKVDTEVPSPVAGTLLEIRVSEDETAEVGAVLAVIGSGAPAQAAPAPQAAPEPAAAPAAEAPAAAAPAAPAPAPAAAPAPAPAAAPAPAAAPAAAPAPAAPAAPAQGGESGYVTPLVRKLANQHGIDVTSLTGTGVGGRIRKQDVLAAVEAKNAAAAPAPAAAPSAPAAPAAGGAAANGAASSLRGTTEKAPRIRQVIARRMRESLDTSTQLTQVHEVDMTKIAKLRDRAKAQFQAQNGVKLTFLPFIAKAVAEALKQHPKLNAEYNEETQQITYHNAEHLAIAVDTDKGLLVPVINNAGDLNLAGLAGRIADVAARTRNNKIGPDELSGGTFSITNIGSVGALFDTPIINQPQVAILGTGAIVKRPWVSQNAEGDDVISIRSMMYLSLTYDHRLVDGADAGRFLQTLRARLEEGSFEADLGL; translated from the coding sequence ATGTCTGAATCCGTCAACCTTCCCGCCCTCGGTGAGAGCGTCACCGAAGGCACCGTCACCCGCTGGCTGAAGCAGGTCGGCGACCGCGTCGAGATCGACGAGCCCCTCGTCGAGGTGTCCACCGACAAGGTCGACACCGAGATCCCTTCGCCGGTCGCTGGCATCCTCGAGCAGATCCTCGTCGCCGAGGACGAGACCGCCGAGGTCGGCTCCCCGCTGGCGGTGATCGGCGACGGCGCGTCCTCGCCGGACGACTCCGGTGCGCCCGCCGCCCAGGAGGCCGAGCAGGCTCCGGCACCCGCCGCCGAGCCCGAGCAGGCCTCCGCCCCCGAGCCCGAGCCTGCCGCCGCCCCGGAGCCCGCTGCCGCGTCCGGCGGTGCACCGGCCGAGGGGCACGAGGTGACCCTCCCCGCCCTCGGCGAGAGCGTCACCGAAGGCACGGTGACCCGCTGGCTCAAGGCCGTCGGCGAGACCGTGGAGGTCGACGAGCCGCTGCTCGAGGTCTCCACCGACAAGGTCGACACCGAGGTTCCATCCCCCGTCGCCGGCACCCTGCTCGAGATCCGCGTCTCCGAGGACGAGACGGCCGAGGTCGGTGCCGTGCTCGCGGTCATCGGCTCCGGCGCCCCGGCCCAGGCCGCGCCCGCTCCGCAGGCAGCCCCCGAGCCCGCGGCTGCTCCGGCGGCCGAGGCTCCCGCAGCCGCGGCGCCCGCGGCGCCTGCACCCGCTCCTGCCGCGGCGCCTGCACCCGCTCCTGCCGCGGCACCGGCTCCCGCCGCCGCTCCGGCAGCGGCTCCTGCCCCCGCCGCTCCCGCAGCCCCTGCCCAGGGCGGCGAGTCGGGCTACGTGACCCCGCTCGTGCGCAAGCTCGCGAACCAGCACGGGATCGACGTGACCTCCCTGACCGGCACGGGCGTCGGCGGACGCATCCGGAAGCAGGACGTCCTCGCCGCGGTCGAGGCGAAGAACGCCGCTGCTGCCCCCGCCCCCGCGGCGGCCCCGAGCGCCCCCGCGGCCCCGGCCGCCGGCGGCGCAGCAGCCAACGGTGCCGCGTCCTCGCTGCGCGGGACCACGGAGAAGGCCCCGCGGATCCGCCAGGTCATCGCCCGCCGCATGCGCGAGTCCCTGGACACCTCGACCCAGCTCACGCAGGTGCACGAGGTCGACATGACGAAGATCGCCAAGCTCCGCGACCGCGCCAAGGCCCAGTTCCAGGCCCAGAACGGCGTCAAGCTGACCTTCCTCCCGTTCATCGCGAAGGCCGTGGCCGAGGCGCTCAAGCAGCACCCCAAGCTCAACGCGGAGTACAACGAGGAGACCCAGCAGATCACGTACCACAACGCGGAGCACCTCGCGATCGCGGTGGACACGGACAAGGGCCTCCTCGTCCCGGTGATCAACAACGCCGGTGACCTCAACCTCGCGGGCCTGGCCGGGCGCATCGCCGACGTCGCTGCGCGCACGCGCAACAACAAGATCGGCCCCGACGAGCTCTCGGGCGGTACGTTCAGCATCACCAACATCGGCTCCGTCGGTGCCCTGTTCGATACGCCGATCATCAACCAGCCGCAGGTCGCGATCCTCGGCACGGGCGCGATCGTCAAGCGTCCGTGGGTGTCCCAGAACGCCGAGGGCGACGACGTCATCTCGATCCGCTCGATGATGTACCTCTCGCTCACCTACGACCACCGCCTCGTCGACGGGGCGGACGCGGGCCGCTTCCTCCAGACGCTGCGCGCGCGGCTCGAGGAGGGTTCGTTCGAGGCCGACCTCGGCCTCTGA
- the lpdA gene encoding dihydrolipoyl dehydrogenase has protein sequence MAEAATAHEFDILILGGGSGGYAAALRASELGFSVGLVEKGKLGGTCLHNGCIPTKALLHSAELADHARDASKYGVNVTLDSIDMNAVNAYKGGIIAGKFKGLTGLIKSKGITVIEGEGRLTGPSTVTVAGTDYTGKNIILATGSYSRSLPGLEIGGRVITSDQALELDYVPNSVIVLGGGVIGVEFASVWKSFGVDVTIVEGLPSLVPNEDAAIVKQLERAFKKRGIKFSTGTFFQGVEQDENGVKVTLVDGKTFEADLLLVAVGRGPVTANLGFEEAGITIDRGFVITNERLHTGVGNVYAVGDIVPGVQLAHRGFQQGIFVAEEIAGLNPVVVEDVNIPKVTYCDPEIATVGYTEKAAKEKFGEDQVQTQEYNLAGNGKSSILGTSGIIKVVRQKEGPIVGVHMIGARMGEQIGEAQLIVNWEAYPEDVAQFIHAHPTQNEALGEAHLALAGKPLHG, from the coding sequence GTGGCCGAAGCGGCAACTGCGCACGAATTCGACATCTTGATCCTCGGCGGCGGAAGTGGCGGCTACGCCGCGGCGCTCCGGGCCTCGGAGCTCGGCTTCTCGGTCGGACTCGTCGAGAAGGGCAAGCTGGGCGGCACGTGCCTGCACAACGGCTGCATCCCGACCAAGGCCCTCCTGCACTCGGCCGAGCTGGCCGACCACGCCCGCGACGCCTCCAAGTACGGCGTGAACGTGACGCTGGACAGCATCGACATGAACGCCGTGAACGCCTACAAGGGCGGCATCATCGCCGGCAAGTTCAAGGGCCTCACGGGCCTCATCAAGTCCAAGGGCATCACCGTCATCGAGGGCGAGGGCCGCCTGACCGGCCCGAGCACCGTGACCGTGGCGGGCACCGACTACACGGGCAAGAACATCATCCTCGCGACGGGCTCCTACTCCCGCAGCCTCCCGGGCCTCGAGATCGGCGGCCGGGTCATCACGTCCGACCAGGCGCTCGAGCTCGACTACGTGCCCAACAGCGTGATCGTCCTCGGCGGCGGCGTCATCGGCGTCGAGTTCGCCTCGGTCTGGAAGTCCTTCGGCGTCGACGTCACGATCGTGGAGGGCCTGCCCTCGCTCGTCCCGAACGAGGACGCCGCAATCGTCAAGCAGCTCGAGCGTGCCTTCAAGAAGCGCGGCATCAAGTTCAGCACCGGCACGTTCTTCCAGGGCGTCGAGCAGGACGAGAACGGCGTCAAGGTCACGCTCGTGGACGGGAAGACGTTCGAGGCGGACCTGCTCCTCGTCGCGGTGGGCCGGGGCCCCGTAACCGCGAACCTGGGCTTCGAAGAGGCCGGCATCACAATCGACCGCGGCTTCGTCATCACCAACGAGCGCCTGCACACCGGTGTCGGGAACGTCTACGCGGTCGGCGACATCGTCCCGGGCGTCCAGCTCGCGCACCGCGGCTTCCAGCAGGGCATCTTCGTGGCCGAGGAGATCGCCGGCCTCAACCCCGTCGTCGTCGAGGACGTCAACATCCCTAAGGTCACCTACTGCGACCCCGAGATCGCCACCGTCGGCTACACGGAGAAGGCCGCCAAGGAGAAGTTCGGCGAGGACCAGGTCCAGACCCAGGAGTACAACCTCGCGGGCAACGGCAAGAGCTCGATCCTGGGCACGTCCGGCATCATCAAGGTCGTCCGCCAGAAGGAAGGCCCGATCGTCGGCGTCCACATGATCGGCGCCCGCATGGGCGAGCAGATCGGCGAGGCCCAGCTCATCGTCAACTGGGAGGCCTACCCGGAGGACGTGGCCCAGTTCATCCACGCCCACCCGACGCAGAACGAGGCGCTCGGCGAGGCCCACCTGGCTCTGGCCGGCAAGCCGCTGCACGGCTGA
- a CDS encoding leucyl aminopeptidase — protein MFSNSEVALRAVSKDLRKTPSDVLVVGVAQGADGPVLLDNPLSARNAEAVSSTLAALGVTGAADQLHRLPGLPELGAHVLALAGVGKVAPGAAPSAEQLRRAAGSAVRQLAGNGTVVLALPAATAADLAAVAEGAALGAYSYTEHKSAPAAAGKDNVRTAIVYSPLAGTAEADAALARAAVLGASVNATRTLVNMPPSQLYPEAFAEAAKDLAKGLPVKVTVFDEKRLAKDGFGGILAVGQGSARPPRLVKVEYVPSRPSGARAVHLVGKGITFDSGGISIKPAANMDQMKSDMAGAATVLNATLAAARLGLPVKVTAWLCVAENMPSGSAQRPSDVITIRGGTTVEVLNTDAEGRLVMADGLVAACEENPDAVIDVATLTGAALVALGTRTAGVMGDDEVTRPLLDAAAAAGEAAWPMPLPEELRAGLDSATADIANVGERPGGMLTAAIFLKEFVGKRPDGSSVPWAHLDIAGPAFNTGSPYGHTPKQGTGSTVRTLVGYLESAGRP, from the coding sequence GTGTTCAGCAACAGCGAAGTCGCCCTCCGGGCCGTGTCCAAGGACCTGCGCAAGACCCCCAGCGACGTCCTGGTGGTGGGAGTCGCGCAGGGCGCGGACGGGCCGGTCCTCCTCGACAACCCCCTGAGCGCGCGCAACGCCGAGGCGGTGTCCTCCACCCTTGCCGCCCTCGGCGTCACGGGCGCCGCGGACCAGCTCCACCGGCTCCCCGGGCTGCCGGAGCTCGGTGCGCACGTGCTCGCCCTGGCCGGGGTGGGCAAGGTCGCGCCGGGGGCTGCCCCGAGCGCCGAGCAGCTGCGGCGGGCCGCCGGCTCGGCGGTGCGCCAGCTCGCCGGCAACGGGACCGTGGTCCTGGCCCTGCCGGCGGCGACCGCTGCCGACCTCGCCGCCGTCGCCGAGGGCGCTGCCCTCGGTGCCTACTCCTACACGGAGCACAAGTCGGCCCCTGCCGCCGCCGGCAAGGACAACGTGCGCACCGCGATCGTCTACAGCCCCCTTGCCGGGACCGCAGAGGCGGACGCCGCACTGGCGCGCGCGGCGGTGCTCGGGGCCTCCGTCAACGCCACGCGCACGCTCGTCAACATGCCCCCGAGCCAGCTCTACCCCGAGGCCTTCGCGGAGGCGGCCAAGGACCTCGCGAAGGGCCTGCCCGTCAAGGTCACCGTCTTCGATGAGAAGCGGCTCGCGAAGGACGGGTTCGGCGGCATCCTCGCCGTCGGACAGGGGTCGGCCCGGCCGCCGCGCCTCGTCAAGGTCGAGTACGTGCCCTCCCGCCCCTCCGGAGCGCGCGCCGTCCACCTCGTCGGCAAGGGCATCACCTTCGACTCGGGCGGGATCTCGATCAAGCCCGCGGCCAACATGGACCAGATGAAGAGCGACATGGCCGGGGCCGCCACGGTCCTGAACGCGACCCTCGCGGCGGCGCGCCTGGGCCTGCCCGTGAAGGTGACCGCGTGGCTGTGTGTGGCGGAGAACATGCCCTCGGGCAGCGCGCAGCGGCCCTCCGACGTCATCACGATCCGCGGGGGTACCACCGTCGAGGTGCTCAACACCGACGCCGAGGGCCGGCTCGTCATGGCCGACGGCCTCGTCGCAGCGTGCGAGGAGAACCCCGACGCCGTCATCGACGTCGCCACGCTCACCGGGGCGGCGCTCGTGGCGCTCGGCACGCGCACCGCCGGCGTGATGGGCGACGACGAGGTGACCCGGCCGCTGCTCGACGCCGCCGCAGCGGCGGGTGAGGCCGCGTGGCCCATGCCGCTGCCCGAGGAGCTGCGGGCGGGTCTGGACTCCGCGACGGCGGACATCGCCAATGTCGGCGAGCGGCCCGGCGGGATGCTGACGGCCGCCATCTTCCTGAAGGAGTTCGTGGGCAAGCGCCCGGACGGCAGCTCCGTGCCGTGGGCACACCTCGACATCGCGGGGCCGGCCTTCAACACCGGCTCGCCCTACGGGCACACCCCGAAGCAGGGCACCGGATCCACGGTCCGCACGCTCGTGGGGTACCTCGAGTCGGCCGGCCGTCCGTGA
- a CDS encoding proteasome assembly chaperone family protein encodes MIDPATGPLQDPAGLYTAALELSGDEGIRGLPLIMGFTGFADAGHAVRQIIDELISVQGAGALAAFDVDQLLDYRSRRPRIRFVEDHLEDYDAPALALYRLQDGLGRPYLLLAGPEPDLQWERFARAVVGLVEQLEVCQTLWVHAIPMPVPHTRPLGVTVHGNRPELVEGISRWKPVVEFPGAVGHLVEIRLIEAGHDVTGFVVHVPHYLAEAEYPAAAVTGLEHLGAAASLMLPSDRLREASREVERQVAEQVAASAEIRELVAGLEERFDDHTADVPRRSLLAGPADELPTAEDLGAAVEAYLAAHGEEDADGGGASRGDGETDDGAEPPAADGPPQTPDDAPRAEGEEPPH; translated from the coding sequence GTGATCGACCCCGCGACTGGGCCCCTGCAGGACCCCGCAGGCCTGTACACCGCTGCCCTCGAGCTCAGCGGTGACGAGGGCATCCGGGGCCTGCCGCTCATCATGGGCTTCACCGGCTTCGCGGACGCGGGGCACGCCGTGCGCCAGATCATCGACGAGCTCATCAGCGTCCAGGGGGCCGGGGCGCTCGCGGCCTTCGACGTCGACCAGCTGCTCGACTACCGCTCGCGCCGCCCCCGCATCCGCTTCGTCGAGGACCACCTTGAGGACTACGACGCCCCGGCGCTCGCGCTCTACCGGCTCCAGGACGGCCTCGGGCGCCCCTACCTCCTCCTTGCCGGTCCCGAGCCGGACCTGCAGTGGGAGCGGTTCGCGCGCGCCGTCGTCGGCCTCGTCGAGCAGCTCGAGGTGTGCCAGACCCTCTGGGTCCACGCCATCCCGATGCCGGTGCCGCACACCCGTCCGCTCGGGGTGACGGTGCACGGCAACCGGCCGGAGCTCGTCGAGGGCATCTCGCGCTGGAAGCCGGTCGTCGAGTTCCCGGGGGCAGTCGGACACCTCGTGGAGATCCGGCTCATCGAGGCGGGGCACGATGTCACCGGGTTCGTCGTCCATGTGCCGCACTACCTCGCCGAGGCCGAGTACCCGGCCGCCGCCGTGACCGGCCTCGAGCACCTCGGCGCCGCTGCCTCGCTCATGCTCCCGAGCGACCGCCTCCGCGAGGCGTCACGGGAGGTCGAGCGGCAGGTGGCCGAACAGGTCGCGGCGTCCGCGGAGATCCGCGAGCTGGTGGCCGGGCTCGAGGAGCGCTTCGACGACCACACGGCCGACGTCCCGCGCCGTTCCCTCCTCGCGGGCCCTGCCGACGAACTGCCCACCGCCGAGGACCTCGGCGCCGCGGTCGAGGCCTACCTCGCCGCCCACGGCGAGGAGGACGCCGACGGCGGCGGCGCCTCCCGCGGTGATGGGGAAACGGACGACGGCGCGGAGCCGCCTGCCGCCGATGGGCCGCCGCAGACGCCGGATGACGCGCCGCGCGCGGAGGGGGAGGAGCCCCCGCACTAG
- a CDS encoding MFS transporter, with protein sequence MNSWRAYVVWGIGVFGYLVAVLQRTSFGVVGLEAAERFHVGGAVLSAFTVLQLVVYASLQIPVGLLVDRFGSRIMVSAGAVFMALGQLQIAVAETTVTGIIGRMLVGMGDAMTFVSVLRLVPLWFDGRRAPLMSQLTGVIGQLGQLVSVIPFLALLHAAGWSQAFMTLAALSLVVIVLVLALLRNAPAGAPAAQSESPEGTRALLAAAWRQPGTRLGMWSHFTVQFSGNVFALMWGFPFMVAGQGFDSTVAAGLMSFFVAVAILAGPPMGRFVARHPLRRSTLVLGISTLTALAWTAVLVVPGRAPLWLMAVLVAVLALGGPASMIGFDFARTFNPSHRLGTATGIVNIGGFVAALLTMFLVGYLLDLQHALGLSPQGVYSLDAFRVALAVQLLVLGAGAFALVRVRRKVRRALAAQNVRVPLLRELWADYRARRRR encoded by the coding sequence GTGAACAGCTGGCGCGCCTACGTGGTCTGGGGAATCGGAGTCTTCGGCTACCTGGTGGCGGTGCTCCAGCGCACCTCGTTCGGCGTCGTCGGCCTCGAGGCCGCAGAACGCTTCCACGTGGGCGGCGCGGTGCTCTCGGCCTTCACGGTGCTCCAGCTCGTGGTCTACGCCTCGCTCCAGATCCCCGTCGGGCTGCTCGTGGACCGCTTCGGCAGCCGCATCATGGTCTCGGCCGGGGCGGTCTTCATGGCGCTGGGCCAGCTGCAGATCGCCGTCGCCGAGACGACGGTCACAGGGATCATCGGCCGCATGCTCGTGGGCATGGGCGACGCCATGACCTTCGTCTCCGTGCTAAGACTCGTGCCGCTGTGGTTCGATGGGCGCCGCGCCCCGCTCATGAGCCAGCTCACGGGCGTGATCGGCCAGCTCGGCCAGCTCGTGAGCGTCATCCCGTTCCTCGCGCTCCTGCACGCCGCCGGCTGGTCCCAGGCCTTCATGACCCTGGCCGCGCTGTCCCTCGTGGTGATCGTGCTGGTACTCGCGCTCCTGCGCAACGCGCCTGCCGGCGCGCCGGCGGCGCAGAGCGAGAGCCCGGAGGGCACGCGCGCCCTGCTCGCCGCCGCGTGGCGCCAGCCGGGGACCCGCCTCGGGATGTGGAGCCACTTCACCGTCCAGTTCAGCGGGAACGTCTTCGCCCTCATGTGGGGCTTCCCGTTCATGGTCGCCGGCCAGGGATTCGACTCCACCGTCGCCGCCGGGCTCATGTCCTTCTTCGTGGCCGTGGCGATCCTCGCCGGGCCGCCCATGGGCCGGTTCGTCGCGCGGCACCCGCTGCGGAGGTCCACGCTCGTGCTCGGCATCTCCACGCTGACGGCGCTGGCGTGGACGGCGGTGCTCGTGGTTCCGGGCCGCGCGCCGCTGTGGCTCATGGCCGTCCTCGTCGCAGTCCTGGCCCTCGGCGGCCCCGCCTCGATGATCGGATTCGACTTCGCCAGGACGTTCAATCCGTCGCACCGGCTCGGCACGGCGACCGGGATCGTGAACATCGGCGGCTTCGTCGCGGCGCTGCTGACGATGTTCCTCGTGGGCTACCTGCTCGACCTCCAGCACGCTCTGGGCCTGTCGCCGCAGGGGGTGTACAGCCTCGACGCGTTCCGCGTCGCCCTGGCGGTCCAGCTCCTCGTGCTCGGAGCAGGCGCCTTTGCCCTGGTCCGGGTCCGCCGCAAGGTGCGTCGGGCGCTCGCCGCCCAGAACGTGCGCGTCCCGCTCCTGAGGGAGCTCTGGGCGGACTACAGGGCGCGCAGACGCCGCTGA
- a CDS encoding DUF4192 domain-containing protein has protein sequence MDDIQHPVGQPARRDTEGIRDATGAPADPITIRSAEDILSYVPHALGEWPEESLVAVGLGDGRLGPTLRIDLPARPKGAPVRPAALRRFSDTVADYLTHDALVGAVLALYTRSAWTVPQSPPHREVMDAVAARLAEAGVPVLEAWVVGPERWRTVTCADTACCPWPGESVEALRTGRIGAEMVYRGSSYGAGLPEAARPEPPPAAVAAALEAYVEDPGRWWDPLVFTAALAAWDEVLSEPRVPDPARVRLLAATLMRPALRDAVLVASAADAGTAWRGTAATQGLRAEQIQAVPPALPGGVPAAEAAAALDSWSEGPRAGERGSVPSAGPDAEAVRGASALPGSSREFGLILMGCTSAAPAWDRIARLERVALGVAQMEEPELRAPALAVLAWVQWARGRGGRCLAFLERALSTDPGYRLALLLRGLVEQGELAGWARSRDTAWHREAA, from the coding sequence ATGGACGACATCCAGCACCCCGTTGGGCAGCCCGCGCGCCGCGACACCGAAGGCATCCGGGATGCCACCGGCGCGCCGGCGGATCCCATCACCATCCGTTCCGCCGAGGACATCCTCTCGTACGTCCCGCATGCGCTGGGCGAGTGGCCCGAGGAGAGCCTCGTCGCGGTGGGCCTCGGAGACGGCCGCCTCGGGCCCACCCTGCGCATCGACCTCCCGGCGCGGCCGAAGGGCGCGCCAGTCCGCCCTGCCGCGCTGCGCCGCTTCTCGGACACGGTGGCGGACTACCTCACGCACGATGCCCTGGTCGGCGCCGTCCTTGCCCTCTACACGCGGTCGGCGTGGACCGTTCCCCAGTCGCCCCCGCACCGCGAGGTCATGGATGCTGTGGCTGCGCGACTGGCCGAGGCCGGCGTCCCGGTGCTCGAGGCCTGGGTCGTGGGGCCCGAGCGCTGGCGCACAGTGACCTGCGCCGACACCGCCTGCTGCCCGTGGCCCGGGGAAAGCGTCGAGGCCCTCAGGACCGGCAGGATCGGGGCGGAGATGGTCTACCGCGGCAGCTCCTACGGGGCCGGGCTTCCCGAGGCCGCGCGCCCCGAGCCGCCCCCGGCAGCGGTGGCCGCTGCGCTGGAGGCCTACGTCGAGGACCCCGGCCGGTGGTGGGATCCTCTCGTGTTCACGGCGGCACTCGCGGCCTGGGACGAGGTCCTGTCCGAACCCCGCGTCCCGGACCCGGCGCGGGTCCGGCTCCTCGCGGCCACGCTCATGCGGCCCGCCCTCAGGGATGCCGTCCTTGTCGCCTCCGCGGCGGACGCTGGCACTGCCTGGCGGGGAACCGCCGCCACCCAGGGGCTCAGGGCGGAGCAGATACAGGCGGTACCGCCAGCGCTGCCCGGCGGCGTCCCGGCCGCCGAGGCCGCGGCGGCGCTGGACTCCTGGTCCGAGGGCCCTCGTGCGGGGGAGCGCGGGTCCGTGCCCTCCGCCGGGCCCGACGCAGAGGCGGTCCGGGGCGCCAGTGCGCTGCCGGGCTCGTCCCGCGAGTTCGGGCTGATCCTCATGGGCTGCACGTCAGCGGCGCCCGCCTGGGACCGGATCGCCCGGCTGGAGCGCGTCGCACTCGGAGTGGCCCAGATGGAGGAGCCCGAGCTGCGTGCCCCCGCACTCGCCGTCCTCGCCTGGGTGCAGTGGGCGAGGGGCCGCGGCGGTCGGTGCCTCGCGTTCCTCGAGCGGGCGCTGTCCACCGATCCTGGCTACCGCCTGGCACTCCTGCTGCGCGGCCTGGTCGAGCAGGGCGAACTCGCCGGCTGGGCGCGCAGCCGTGATACCGCCTGGCACCGCGAGGCTGCCTAG